The Clostridioides difficile genome has a segment encoding these proteins:
- a CDS encoding LysR family transcriptional regulator, with amino-acid sequence MIQFSNKAISKVKKTAGTPNYVLRIGTSLLNPCRTFFKLWKSINERHLEYQLKIVTFEDDHTNILSTIENLGKNIDFFVGTCGSRPWLARCNFYPLGYHYLSIAVPHGHPLVDCISIDLSSLHGNTLMMGRRGDSEFIDKFRDILETEHPQIHIQDTSYYYDVEVFNECEQTGSVLLTLDVWEDVHPSLITIPLTEKFANPYGIIYSQDCTNEMKQFIELIENSITK; translated from the coding sequence ATGATTCAGTTTTCTAATAAAGCTATCTCAAAGGTCAAAAAAACGGCTGGAACACCAAATTATGTTCTTAGAATTGGAACATCTCTATTAAATCCATGTCGTACTTTTTTTAAGCTATGGAAGTCTATCAATGAGAGACATTTAGAATATCAGTTAAAAATTGTTACTTTTGAAGATGACCATACAAATATTCTTTCTACGATTGAGAATCTAGGGAAAAATATTGATTTTTTTGTAGGAACTTGTGGTTCAAGGCCTTGGCTAGCAAGATGTAACTTTTATCCTCTTGGATATCATTATTTGAGTATTGCAGTACCTCATGGACACCCACTCGTAGACTGTATTAGCATTGACCTTTCAAGTCTTCATGGCAACACATTGATGATGGGGCGACGTGGAGATTCAGAATTTATTGACAAATTCCGAGACATATTAGAAACAGAACACCCACAAATCCATATTCAGGATACATCTTATTATTATGATGTTGAGGTTTTTAATGAATGTGAACAAACTGGAAGTGTGCTGTTAACGTTGGATGTATGGGAAGATGTACACCCATCTTTAATTACAATTCCTCTGACAGAGAAGTTTGCAAATCCATATGGAATTATTTACTCTCAAGATTGTACAAATGAAATGAAACAATTTATTGAGCTTATTGAGAACTCAATAACCAAATAA
- a CDS encoding aldo/keto reductase, protein MLNIKLNNGVEMPIEGFGVYQMTEQKQCEQAVLDAIKSGYRSIDTATAYYNEEAVGTAIKKYGIPRDELFITTKLWIQDAGYENAKKAFQTSLDKLGLDYLDLYLIHQPYGDYYGSWRAMEELYMAGRIRAIGVCNFDADQLTDLIIHNEIVPAINQVECHPFFHQKKLLETMKEHNIKMEAWGPLAQGSCDIWDNEVLKDIAQKHKKSIAQIVLRWHIQRNVIIIPKSIHKERMEKNLQIFDFELSKEDMLNIDELDTGASTIYNKHEPEFVKTICSLKVR, encoded by the coding sequence ATGCTTAATATAAAATTAAATAATGGTGTGGAAATGCCCATTGAGGGTTTTGGTGTATATCAGATGACAGAACAAAAGCAATGTGAACAGGCAGTTTTAGATGCAATCAAATCTGGCTATCGTTCTATAGATACTGCCACTGCATATTACAATGAGGAAGCTGTTGGTACAGCAATTAAAAAATATGGTATTCCAAGAGATGAATTGTTTATTACTACAAAACTTTGGATTCAGGATGCGGGATATGAAAATGCAAAAAAAGCATTTCAGACATCATTGGATAAATTAGGTCTGGACTATCTTGACCTTTATCTTATCCATCAGCCTTATGGAGATTATTATGGTTCATGGCGAGCGATGGAAGAATTGTATATGGCTGGGCGTATTCGTGCTATTGGTGTCTGCAATTTTGATGCAGACCAGTTGACAGATTTGATTATTCATAATGAAATTGTTCCAGCAATTAATCAAGTAGAGTGTCATCCATTCTTCCATCAAAAAAAGCTGTTGGAAACAATGAAAGAACACAATATAAAAATGGAAGCATGGGGACCACTTGCACAAGGTAGTTGTGATATTTGGGATAACGAAGTATTAAAAGATATTGCACAAAAACATAAAAAATCCATTGCACAGATTGTACTACGTTGGCATATACAGCGTAATGTAATCATTATCCCTAAGTCCATTCATAAAGAGCGTATGGAAAAGAATCTTCAAATTTTTGATTTCGAACTAAGCAAAGAAGATATGCTTAATATTGATGAACTGGATACTGGAGCCAGCACAATTTATAATAAACATGAACCTGAATTTGTAAAAACAATTTGCAGCCTAAAGGTTCGCTAA